The following coding sequences are from one Hyalangium minutum window:
- a CDS encoding DUF4215 domain-containing protein, translating to MNRVTPAPAGSGPRGLLALVLLALPLASCFEPASVLCPNGLVCPEGQTCAANQPICIQTACGNGVVDSGEVCDDGNIVDGDGCSKDCSSDERCGNDKVDLAVGEVCDDGNTRDKDGCSSNCKSTELCGNGTVDTAVGEVCDDKNIQSGDGCSANCRSNETCGNGVEDTITGEVCDDGNTLSGDGCSSDCKSGEGCGNNTRDPDEECDDGNTVNTDNCVSINNQCLLARCGDGFKDTEEPRVEECDYGDTSTPCDLDCTLPVCGDSIVNPAAGEECEVPSVGASTVTCNSDCTLSNCGDGKRNTVAGEACDDANSSNDDDCLTTCRLNRCGDGFQDRQGPAVEACDDGNTTSETTCSYGTRTCTQCNADCSAALPLTGPFCGDTITNGPEACDDGNNTTENACDYGTRNCTKCTADCLTPLNLNGPYCGDNITNGPEACDDGNNTTETACAYGTRTCTLCNASCAATLPLTGAYCGDGTRNGPEACDDGNNATETACDYGTRNCTKCDASCSTPLTLTGAYCGDNAVNGPETCDDGNNTTETACAYGTRNCTLCNASCAATLTLTGAYCGDGTRNGPETCDDGNNTTESSCPYGTASCTQCDASCSTTLNLTGPRCGDGTVNGPEVCDDGNATTETSCPYGSPTCTRCNATCSATISLTGAYCGDGTQNGTETCDDGNNTTESSCPYGTASCTQCDASCSTTLNLSGPRCGDGTVNGPETCDDGNTITETSCPYGTPTCARCNAACTTVLNLNGPYCGDRVLNGTETCDDGNNNACGTCNATCTQNRLTAATGRVTMVNYTQISGNTFTISDGVNPALVFEFDRDGSVTGANKPINVSAANSNNSYAVATAAAINAVTTELRITAVVSGANVDLTNDLPGARGNQNILTNASSSRLTVSGMSGGGGLDCAAGTGCAQNDDCSSGTCSTTTNTCQ from the coding sequence ATGAACCGCGTTACCCCCGCACCTGCCGGCAGCGGCCCAAGGGGCCTGCTGGCGCTGGTGCTCCTGGCCCTTCCGCTGGCCTCCTGTTTCGAGCCCGCAAGCGTCCTCTGCCCCAACGGGCTCGTGTGCCCCGAAGGCCAGACATGCGCCGCCAACCAGCCGATCTGCATCCAGACGGCCTGCGGCAACGGCGTCGTCGACTCGGGCGAAGTCTGTGACGACGGCAACATCGTGGACGGGGATGGCTGTAGCAAGGACTGCTCCTCGGACGAGCGCTGCGGCAACGACAAGGTGGACCTGGCCGTGGGCGAGGTCTGCGACGACGGGAACACCCGGGACAAGGACGGCTGCAGCAGCAACTGCAAGTCGACGGAGCTGTGTGGCAATGGCACCGTGGACACCGCCGTGGGCGAGGTCTGCGATGACAAGAACATCCAGTCCGGAGACGGCTGCAGCGCCAACTGCCGCTCGAATGAGACGTGCGGCAACGGGGTGGAGGACACCATCACGGGCGAGGTGTGCGACGACGGCAACACCCTGAGCGGCGACGGCTGCAGCTCCGACTGCAAGTCCGGCGAGGGTTGCGGCAACAACACGCGCGACCCGGATGAAGAGTGCGACGACGGCAACACCGTCAACACGGACAACTGCGTGTCCATCAACAACCAGTGCCTGCTGGCCCGGTGCGGTGACGGCTTCAAGGACACCGAGGAGCCCCGCGTCGAGGAGTGCGACTACGGAGACACCTCGACGCCGTGCGACCTGGACTGCACGCTGCCCGTGTGCGGCGACAGCATCGTCAACCCGGCCGCGGGCGAGGAGTGCGAGGTGCCCAGCGTGGGCGCCAGCACCGTCACCTGCAACAGCGACTGCACCCTCTCCAACTGCGGCGACGGCAAGCGCAACACGGTGGCCGGGGAGGCGTGCGACGACGCCAACTCCAGCAACGACGACGACTGCCTCACCACGTGCAGGCTGAACCGCTGCGGCGACGGCTTCCAGGATCGGCAGGGACCGGCGGTGGAGGCGTGCGACGACGGCAACACCACCTCGGAGACCACCTGCTCCTACGGCACGCGCACCTGCACCCAGTGCAACGCGGATTGCTCGGCCGCGCTGCCCCTCACGGGCCCCTTCTGCGGCGACACCATCACCAACGGTCCCGAGGCCTGTGACGACGGCAACAACACCACCGAGAACGCCTGCGACTACGGCACGCGCAACTGCACGAAGTGCACCGCGGACTGCCTCACGCCGCTCAACCTCAATGGCCCCTACTGCGGCGACAACATCACCAATGGCCCCGAGGCGTGCGACGACGGCAACAACACCACGGAGACGGCGTGCGCCTATGGCACACGCACCTGCACCCTGTGCAATGCCTCCTGCGCGGCCACGCTGCCTCTCACCGGCGCCTACTGCGGCGACGGCACCCGGAACGGCCCCGAAGCGTGCGACGACGGCAACAACGCCACCGAGACGGCCTGTGACTACGGCACGCGCAACTGCACGAAGTGCGATGCTTCGTGCTCCACGCCGCTGACGCTGACCGGCGCCTACTGCGGCGACAACGCCGTCAACGGTCCGGAGACGTGCGACGACGGCAACAACACCACCGAGACAGCGTGTGCCTATGGCACGCGCAACTGCACCCTGTGCAACGCCTCCTGCGCGGCCACGCTGACCCTCACCGGCGCCTACTGCGGCGACGGCACCCGGAATGGCCCGGAGACGTGCGACGACGGCAACAACACCACCGAGAGCTCCTGCCCCTACGGCACGGCCTCGTGCACCCAGTGCGATGCCTCGTGCTCCACCACGCTCAACCTCACCGGCCCCCGCTGCGGCGACGGGACGGTGAACGGCCCTGAAGTGTGTGACGACGGCAATGCCACCACGGAGACCTCGTGCCCCTATGGCAGCCCGACGTGCACGCGGTGCAACGCTACGTGCTCTGCCACCATCTCGCTCACTGGCGCCTACTGCGGCGACGGCACTCAGAACGGCACCGAGACGTGCGACGACGGTAACAACACCACCGAGAGCTCCTGCCCCTACGGCACGGCCTCGTGCACCCAGTGCGATGCCTCGTGCTCCACCACGCTCAACCTCTCGGGCCCCCGCTGCGGCGACGGCACGGTGAATGGCCCCGAGACGTGCGACGACGGCAACACCATTACGGAGACCTCCTGCCCCTACGGCACGCCCACGTGCGCCCGGTGCAACGCCGCCTGCACCACCGTGCTCAACCTCAACGGGCCCTACTGCGGTGACCGCGTCCTCAATGGCACCGAGACGTGTGACGACGGCAACAACAACGCCTGCGGCACCTGCAACGCCACGTGTACCCAGAACCGGCTCACCGCCGCCACCGGGCGCGTCACCATGGTCAACTACACCCAGATCTCGGGCAACACGTTCACGATTTCGGACGGCGTCAATCCCGCGCTGGTCTTCGAGTTCGACCGGGATGGGAGCGTCACGGGCGCCAACAAACCCATCAATGTCTCGGCAGCCAACTCGAACAACAGCTATGCGGTGGCGACCGCCGCCGCCATCAACGCCGTGACCACGGAACTGCGCATCACCGCCGTGGTCTCGGGCGCCAACGTGGACCTCACCAATGATCTCCCAGGCGCTCGCGGCAACCAGAACATCCTGACCAATGCCTCCAGCTCCCGTCTGACGGTCAGCGGCATGTCCGGCGGTGGTGGCTTGGACTGCGCCGCGGGCACCGGGTGCGCGCAAAACGACGACTGCTCCTCCGGCACGTGCAGCACCACGACGAACACCTGCCAGTAG